The Oncorhynchus nerka isolate Pitt River linkage group LG12, Oner_Uvic_2.0, whole genome shotgun sequence genome includes a region encoding these proteins:
- the LOC115138281 gene encoding grainyhead-like protein 3 homolog isoform X1 — MTKEIETLGLVLQNESFNYQRYNNYSMDSWAYTDGLLAYDQCKTPKEQKMVACSRGSSMYKPSERTMTGSSPELVSLETPANIMKLLSENISSNHPQEALELNSKLSPLCPPSVPQNPLPLTPSADTYHKQVINNIFDSLLSQKWPTETAFPEATTEQTLPYSDPFAEQHSPVYSDSYSKSPPERYRNTFQFILGAPQAMQHKSSELPMVYLNKGQFYPISLQGVDSSASLIPNKVKTVVMAVFENDKSAEIQLRCWNHWHARQPTVKQRVIDIADYKEVFSGISHVEEVAFNALSFIWNPNEEAKVYIGINSLSTDFSSQKGVKGLPLNLQIDTYDFSSGTNRLIHRAACQVKIFCDKGAERKMRDEERKRSKRRVKTIIDSSNNTNKSVVSSSMGSGSTFFKTLEDHVTNPVLFIPEMHLSNMQRCGLAPPTTLEEVEKSSLKRLYPNRLEQSNGSPPPSKQARCEEQQRVLLYVRTESEEVFDALMLSSPTLKGLRQAISEKYAMQQETIGNIYKKCKRGIFVNMDDNIIEHYSNHSAFLIEISEIMCGQFQVTLMEL; from the exons ATGACCAAAGAGATTGA GACTCTGGGACTGGTCCTTCAGAACGAGAGCTTCAACTACCAGCGCTACAATAACTACAGCATGGACTCCTGGGCCTACACAGACGGCCTACTCGCATACGACCAGTGCAAg ACACCCAAAGAGCAGAAGATGGTTGCATGCAGCCGAGGCAGTAGTATGTACAAGCCATCAGAGAG GACTATGACTGGCTCCTCCCCCGAGCTGGTCTCCCTGGAGACGCCAGCAAACATTATGAAGCTGCTGTCCGAGAACATTTCCTCCAACCATCCCCAGGAGGCGCTGGAGCTGAACAGCAAGCTGTcacccctctgtcccccctctgtcccccaaaaccctctccctctcactcccagTGCCGACACCTACCACAAGCAGGTCATCAACAACATCTTCGACTCCTTGCTCTCCCAGAAGTGGCCCACAGAGACAGCCTTCCCTGAGGCCACCACTGAG CAGACTCTACCCTACAGCGATCCCTTTGCCGAGCAGCACAGCCCAGTTTACTCTGACTCTTACAGCAAATCCCCTCCAGAGAGATACAG GAACACTTTCCAGTTCATTCTGGGAGCCCCTCAAGCCATGCAGCACAAGTCGTCCGAGCTGCCCATGGTTTACCTCAACAAGGGCCAGTTCTACCCCATCTCCCTTCAGGGGGTGGACAGCTCAGCCAGTCTGATCCCCAACAAAGTCAAG ACGGTGGTCATGGCGGTGTTTGAGAACGACAAGAGCGCAGAGATTCAGCTGAGGTGCTGGAATCACTGGCACGCACGGCAGCCGACCGTTAAGCAGAGAGTCATTGACATCG CTGACTACAAAGAGGTATTCAGTGGCATCAGCCACGTGGAAGAGGTGGCCTTCAACGCTTTGTCCTTCATCTGGAACCCCAATGAGGAAGCTAAG gtgtaCATTGGCATTAACTCTCTGAGCACAGACTTCTCCTCTCAGAAGGGAGTGAAGGGGCTTCCTCTCAACCTCCAGATCGACACATATGACTTCAGCAGCGGCACCAACCGCCTTATCCACAGAGCAGCCTGCCAGGTCAAAATCTTCTGCGATAAG GGTGCAGAGAGGAAgatgagggatgaagagaggaaaaGGAGCAAGAGGAGGGTCAAGACAATCATTGACTCAAGCAACAACA cCAACAAGTCAGTAGTGTCCAGCTCAATGGGAAGTGGCAGCACCTTCTTCAAGACCCTGGAGGACCATGTCACCAACCCTGTCCTCTTCATCCCAGAGATGCACCTCTCCAACATGCAGCGCTGCGGCCTG GCACCCCCCACAACACTGGAGGAGGTTGAAAAGAGCTCACTGAAGAGACTTTACCCTAATCGACTGGAACAAAGCAATGGTAGcccaccaccaagcaagcaggcCAGATGCGAGGAGCAGCAGCGAG TACTCCTGTACGTGAGAACCGAGTCAGAGGAAGTGTTCGATGCTCTCATGCTCAGCAGCCCAACCCTGAAAGGCCTAAGACAAGCG ATTTCTGAAAAGTACGCCATGCAACAGGAGACCATTGGGAACATCTACAAGAAATGCAAAAGAGG GATTTTCGTCAACATGGATGACAACATCATTGAACACTACAGCAACCACTCAGCATTCCTCATAGAGATCTCTGAAATCATGTGCGGTCAGTTCCAGGTCACTCTCATGGAGTTATGA
- the LOC115138281 gene encoding grainyhead-like protein 3 homolog isoform X2, producing MTKEIETLGLVLQNESFNYQRYNNYSMDSWAYTDGLLAYDQCKTPKEQKMVACSRGSSMYKPSERTMTGSSPELVSLETPANIMKLLSENISSNHPQEALELNSKLSPLCPPSVPQNPLPLTPSADTYHKQVINNIFDSLLSQKWPTETAFPEATTETLPYSDPFAEQHSPVYSDSYSKSPPERYRNTFQFILGAPQAMQHKSSELPMVYLNKGQFYPISLQGVDSSASLIPNKVKTVVMAVFENDKSAEIQLRCWNHWHARQPTVKQRVIDIADYKEVFSGISHVEEVAFNALSFIWNPNEEAKVYIGINSLSTDFSSQKGVKGLPLNLQIDTYDFSSGTNRLIHRAACQVKIFCDKGAERKMRDEERKRSKRRVKTIIDSSNNTNKSVVSSSMGSGSTFFKTLEDHVTNPVLFIPEMHLSNMQRCGLAPPTTLEEVEKSSLKRLYPNRLEQSNGSPPPSKQARCEEQQRVLLYVRTESEEVFDALMLSSPTLKGLRQAISEKYAMQQETIGNIYKKCKRGIFVNMDDNIIEHYSNHSAFLIEISEIMCGQFQVTLMEL from the exons ATGACCAAAGAGATTGA GACTCTGGGACTGGTCCTTCAGAACGAGAGCTTCAACTACCAGCGCTACAATAACTACAGCATGGACTCCTGGGCCTACACAGACGGCCTACTCGCATACGACCAGTGCAAg ACACCCAAAGAGCAGAAGATGGTTGCATGCAGCCGAGGCAGTAGTATGTACAAGCCATCAGAGAG GACTATGACTGGCTCCTCCCCCGAGCTGGTCTCCCTGGAGACGCCAGCAAACATTATGAAGCTGCTGTCCGAGAACATTTCCTCCAACCATCCCCAGGAGGCGCTGGAGCTGAACAGCAAGCTGTcacccctctgtcccccctctgtcccccaaaaccctctccctctcactcccagTGCCGACACCTACCACAAGCAGGTCATCAACAACATCTTCGACTCCTTGCTCTCCCAGAAGTGGCCCACAGAGACAGCCTTCCCTGAGGCCACCACTGAG ACTCTACCCTACAGCGATCCCTTTGCCGAGCAGCACAGCCCAGTTTACTCTGACTCTTACAGCAAATCCCCTCCAGAGAGATACAG GAACACTTTCCAGTTCATTCTGGGAGCCCCTCAAGCCATGCAGCACAAGTCGTCCGAGCTGCCCATGGTTTACCTCAACAAGGGCCAGTTCTACCCCATCTCCCTTCAGGGGGTGGACAGCTCAGCCAGTCTGATCCCCAACAAAGTCAAG ACGGTGGTCATGGCGGTGTTTGAGAACGACAAGAGCGCAGAGATTCAGCTGAGGTGCTGGAATCACTGGCACGCACGGCAGCCGACCGTTAAGCAGAGAGTCATTGACATCG CTGACTACAAAGAGGTATTCAGTGGCATCAGCCACGTGGAAGAGGTGGCCTTCAACGCTTTGTCCTTCATCTGGAACCCCAATGAGGAAGCTAAG gtgtaCATTGGCATTAACTCTCTGAGCACAGACTTCTCCTCTCAGAAGGGAGTGAAGGGGCTTCCTCTCAACCTCCAGATCGACACATATGACTTCAGCAGCGGCACCAACCGCCTTATCCACAGAGCAGCCTGCCAGGTCAAAATCTTCTGCGATAAG GGTGCAGAGAGGAAgatgagggatgaagagaggaaaaGGAGCAAGAGGAGGGTCAAGACAATCATTGACTCAAGCAACAACA cCAACAAGTCAGTAGTGTCCAGCTCAATGGGAAGTGGCAGCACCTTCTTCAAGACCCTGGAGGACCATGTCACCAACCCTGTCCTCTTCATCCCAGAGATGCACCTCTCCAACATGCAGCGCTGCGGCCTG GCACCCCCCACAACACTGGAGGAGGTTGAAAAGAGCTCACTGAAGAGACTTTACCCTAATCGACTGGAACAAAGCAATGGTAGcccaccaccaagcaagcaggcCAGATGCGAGGAGCAGCAGCGAG TACTCCTGTACGTGAGAACCGAGTCAGAGGAAGTGTTCGATGCTCTCATGCTCAGCAGCCCAACCCTGAAAGGCCTAAGACAAGCG ATTTCTGAAAAGTACGCCATGCAACAGGAGACCATTGGGAACATCTACAAGAAATGCAAAAGAGG GATTTTCGTCAACATGGATGACAACATCATTGAACACTACAGCAACCACTCAGCATTCCTCATAGAGATCTCTGAAATCATGTGCGGTCAGTTCCAGGTCACTCTCATGGAGTTATGA
- the cldn23l gene encoding claudin-23, whose protein sequence is MQTPASMVMGIVFAPLGLVLVFMAAITPQWREGQTQLVGVAGAEPRLLLRTDGLWESCLQVAHSELKQCWPVEGAYQSDPQVRLAQGLVLSSLFLCGAGIVLASVGVRCWTDLPLRSVVAAGGLLVALSGLLSLTALGVYTHDLGILGMEQTPPHRPHHRLPQLTLHPAGSLYFGWVGGCVQVVGGVALLLSFKIRPRCPSCSQLKNKQDTEVYDVSC, encoded by the coding sequence ATGCAAACCCCGGCCTCCATGGTGATGGGCATCGTGTTCGCCCCTCTGGGCCTGGTGCTGGTCTTCATGGCAGCCATCACGCCCCAGTGGAGGGAGGGGCAGACCCAGCTAGTGGGTGTGGCCGGGGCCGAGCCCCGCCTCCTCCTGCGCACCGATGGCCTATGGGAGAGCTGCCTACAGGTGGCCCACTCGGAATTGAAGCAGTGCTGGCCAGTAGAAGGCGCCTACCAGAGCGACCCACAGGTGAGGCTGGCGCAAGGCCTTGTGCTCAGCTCCTTGTTCCTGTGTGGTGCCGGCATTGTGCTGGCCAGTGTGGGGGTGAGGTGCTGGACCGACCTGCCTCTGAGAAGCGTGGTGGCGGCGGGAGGCCTGCTAGTGGCGCTGTCAGGCCTGCTGAGTCTAACCGCCCTGGGGGTGTACACACACGACCTTGGAATACTGGGGATGGAGCAGACACCCCCCCACAGACCTCATCATAGGCTGCCACAGCTCACTCTCCACCCGGCCGGGTCGCTCTACTTCGGCTGGGTGGGGGGATGTGTACAGGTGGTGGGGGGGGTGGCGCTACTGCTCAGCTTCAAGATTCGGCCCAGATGTCCCTCCTGCTCACAGCTGAAGAACAAGCAGGACACAGAGGTGTACGACGTCAGCTGTTAG